In Anguilla rostrata isolate EN2019 chromosome 1, ASM1855537v3, whole genome shotgun sequence, a genomic segment contains:
- the fam161b gene encoding protein FAM161B isoform X2, translated as MVHLNSWSNNLSPLNGNARTENTAALLPGCTEMKGFPPKDSSDSEEGEAVDRLKKESTMDSLLAFLQQEMESPAETEVLLQHRLQTLKEAHRQQLQKTEHLHQQSLEKRMLHNSLLAEGNERNDRAEGHLDELFSCNNKKNTGIKTCLETPRCNSPRKSHSLSDLRSVKTVPSRASPQPRGSQRPATTSAALATGATVSKPFSMTLRETQRKFQQLQNSKAQDVEMYLESKRKAEEEECQKKFRAAPVPEHVHLSLYHDITEAQEKARKTGVEQRKDFLLSMQKPFSFLEREEKKKKELTEQLHSSAPSPNISKSIEVRRPIPKAVKDPGVSEHLKEKELNRKIRIKMRAQEMLRNSMAPIETKSHREDLEKSSADCTKKRAQGFLEEKPTFKPTTNPKVPDFDRLYRAFQKEALRRAEMKDVTRCQPFKLRTSDLPPRQSQKKSEPSQEQEGKAYLKRSHSFSGITSLSADILPTYITDDARKRCSAIRRSMEEKVSKENESAQWMQVHKIKSQSMKNTVTSRAKAMDPHRSLKEVYQEKLKQHRETDQKRMKEYKRELQEMKTRVKVRPYLFEQVTQKNAKSGAERRYRVRLEQAGLNEHFVKEKGESAGVTPPFTSDNEDPGSEKDAQITNIGTDDSAESCVEEKEV; from the exons ATGGTGCACCTGAATTCATG GTCAAACAATCTATCGCCCTTGAACGGTAATGCAAGGACCGAAAATACTGCAGCACTGCTCCCGGGCTGTACTGAAATGAAG GGCTTTCCCCCCAAAGACTCGTCTGATTCAGAAGAGGGGGAGGCTGTTGACAGACTGAAGAAGGAGAGTACCATGGACAGCCTGCTGGCCTTCCTACAACAGGAAATGGAAAGCCCTGCAGAGACTGAGGTGCTGCTCCAGCACAGGCTGCAGACTTTGAAGGAGGCCCAcaggcagcagctgcagaagaCAGAGCATTTGCACCAGCAGAGTCTGGAGAAGAGGATGCTGCACAACTCACTGCTCGCTGAAGGAAACGAGAGGAACGACAGAGCTGAGGGGCACCTAGACGAACTCTTCAGCTGTAATAACAAGAAAAACACTGGCATAAAAACTTGTTTGGAGACTCCaag GTGTAACAGCCCAAGGAAGTCCCACTCCCTGTCTGATCTCCGTTCAGTGAAAACTGTTCCTTCTAGGGCCTCTCCACAACCTAGAGGATCCCAGAGGCCTGCAACTACCTCTGCAGCCTTGGCCACAGGTGCAACAGTATCCAAACCCTTTAGCATGACCCTGAGAGAAACTCAGAGGAAATTCCAACAGCTCCAAAACTCCAAAGCTCAGGATGTTGAGATGTACCTGGAAAGCAAAAGGaaggcagaggaggaagagtgtCAAAAGAAGTTCCGTGCTGCACCAGTGCCTGAACATGTTCACCTTTCGCTCTaccatgacatcacagaggcacAAGAAAAGGCAAGGAAGACCGGTGTCGAGCAAAGGAAGGATTTCTTGCTTTCCATGCAGAAACCCTTTAGTTTCTTGGAGcgagaggagaaaaagaaaaaggagttGACTGAACAGCTGCACAGCTCAGCCCCTTCACCCAACATCTCTAAGTCCATTGAAGTACGGAGGCCAATCCCCAAAGCAGTCAAGGACCCAGGAGTCAGTGAGCATCTAAAAG AAAAGGAACTGAACAGGAAGATCCGTATTAAGATGAGGGCACAGGAGATGTTGAGAAACTCCATGGCACCCATTGAGACAAAGTCACACAGGGAAGACCTAGAAAAGAGTAGTGCTGACTGCACAAAGAAGCGAGCCCAAGGTTTCCTGGAAGAAAAGCCCACCTTCAAGCCCACAACGAATCCCAAGGTGCCGGATTTTGATAGGCTGTACAGGGCGTTCCAGAAGGAGGCTTTGAGGAGGGCAGAGATGAAGGATGTCACTAGGTGTCAGCCCTTCAAACTACGTACCTCAGATTTACCTCCCAGACAGAGCCAGAAGAAATCTGAACCATCACAG GAACAGGAAGGCAAGGCCTATCTGAAGAGAAGCCATTCCTTCAGTGGCATCACGTCTCTTTCGGCAGACATACTTCCCACCTACATCACAGATGATGCAAGGAAACGTTGCTCTGCTATCAG AAGGTCCATGGAGGAAAAGGTGAGCAAAGAAAATGAGAGTGCACAGTGGATGCAAGTACACAAGATAAAATCTCAGTCCATGAAAAATACTGTGACCTCACGGGCAAAGGCTATGGACCCACACAGGAGTCTGAAGGAGGTGTACCAAGAGAAGCTGAAACAACACCG GGAGACAGATCAAAAGAGGATGAAAGAGTATAAAAGAGAGTTGCAGGAGATGAAGACGCGAGTCAAAGTCCGTCCATACCTATTTGAACAGGTGACACAG AAAAATGCGAAGTCAGGCGCGGAACGGCGATATAGGGTCCGACTGGAGCAGGCGGGGTTGAACGAGCATTTTGTGAAGGAGAAAGGGGAAAGTGCTGGAGTGACGCCTCCCTTCACATCTGACAATGAGGACCCCGGCAGTGAGAAGGATGCCCAGATTAC GAATATAGGTACGGATGATTCAGCAGAAAGTTGTGTGGAGGAAAAGGAAGTGTGA
- the fam161b gene encoding protein FAM161B isoform X1 has protein sequence MSHIMSHRSNNLSPLNGNARTENTAALLPGCTEMKGFPPKDSSDSEEGEAVDRLKKESTMDSLLAFLQQEMESPAETEVLLQHRLQTLKEAHRQQLQKTEHLHQQSLEKRMLHNSLLAEGNERNDRAEGHLDELFSCNNKKNTGIKTCLETPRCNSPRKSHSLSDLRSVKTVPSRASPQPRGSQRPATTSAALATGATVSKPFSMTLRETQRKFQQLQNSKAQDVEMYLESKRKAEEEECQKKFRAAPVPEHVHLSLYHDITEAQEKARKTGVEQRKDFLLSMQKPFSFLEREEKKKKELTEQLHSSAPSPNISKSIEVRRPIPKAVKDPGVSEHLKEKELNRKIRIKMRAQEMLRNSMAPIETKSHREDLEKSSADCTKKRAQGFLEEKPTFKPTTNPKVPDFDRLYRAFQKEALRRAEMKDVTRCQPFKLRTSDLPPRQSQKKSEPSQEQEGKAYLKRSHSFSGITSLSADILPTYITDDARKRCSAIRRSMEEKVSKENESAQWMQVHKIKSQSMKNTVTSRAKAMDPHRSLKEVYQEKLKQHRETDQKRMKEYKRELQEMKTRVKVRPYLFEQVTQKNAKSGAERRYRVRLEQAGLNEHFVKEKGESAGVTPPFTSDNEDPGSEKDAQITNIGTDDSAESCVEEKEV, from the exons ATGTCCCACATCATGTCGCACAGGTCAAACAATCTATCGCCCTTGAACGGTAATGCAAGGACCGAAAATACTGCAGCACTGCTCCCGGGCTGTACTGAAATGAAG GGCTTTCCCCCCAAAGACTCGTCTGATTCAGAAGAGGGGGAGGCTGTTGACAGACTGAAGAAGGAGAGTACCATGGACAGCCTGCTGGCCTTCCTACAACAGGAAATGGAAAGCCCTGCAGAGACTGAGGTGCTGCTCCAGCACAGGCTGCAGACTTTGAAGGAGGCCCAcaggcagcagctgcagaagaCAGAGCATTTGCACCAGCAGAGTCTGGAGAAGAGGATGCTGCACAACTCACTGCTCGCTGAAGGAAACGAGAGGAACGACAGAGCTGAGGGGCACCTAGACGAACTCTTCAGCTGTAATAACAAGAAAAACACTGGCATAAAAACTTGTTTGGAGACTCCaag GTGTAACAGCCCAAGGAAGTCCCACTCCCTGTCTGATCTCCGTTCAGTGAAAACTGTTCCTTCTAGGGCCTCTCCACAACCTAGAGGATCCCAGAGGCCTGCAACTACCTCTGCAGCCTTGGCCACAGGTGCAACAGTATCCAAACCCTTTAGCATGACCCTGAGAGAAACTCAGAGGAAATTCCAACAGCTCCAAAACTCCAAAGCTCAGGATGTTGAGATGTACCTGGAAAGCAAAAGGaaggcagaggaggaagagtgtCAAAAGAAGTTCCGTGCTGCACCAGTGCCTGAACATGTTCACCTTTCGCTCTaccatgacatcacagaggcacAAGAAAAGGCAAGGAAGACCGGTGTCGAGCAAAGGAAGGATTTCTTGCTTTCCATGCAGAAACCCTTTAGTTTCTTGGAGcgagaggagaaaaagaaaaaggagttGACTGAACAGCTGCACAGCTCAGCCCCTTCACCCAACATCTCTAAGTCCATTGAAGTACGGAGGCCAATCCCCAAAGCAGTCAAGGACCCAGGAGTCAGTGAGCATCTAAAAG AAAAGGAACTGAACAGGAAGATCCGTATTAAGATGAGGGCACAGGAGATGTTGAGAAACTCCATGGCACCCATTGAGACAAAGTCACACAGGGAAGACCTAGAAAAGAGTAGTGCTGACTGCACAAAGAAGCGAGCCCAAGGTTTCCTGGAAGAAAAGCCCACCTTCAAGCCCACAACGAATCCCAAGGTGCCGGATTTTGATAGGCTGTACAGGGCGTTCCAGAAGGAGGCTTTGAGGAGGGCAGAGATGAAGGATGTCACTAGGTGTCAGCCCTTCAAACTACGTACCTCAGATTTACCTCCCAGACAGAGCCAGAAGAAATCTGAACCATCACAG GAACAGGAAGGCAAGGCCTATCTGAAGAGAAGCCATTCCTTCAGTGGCATCACGTCTCTTTCGGCAGACATACTTCCCACCTACATCACAGATGATGCAAGGAAACGTTGCTCTGCTATCAG AAGGTCCATGGAGGAAAAGGTGAGCAAAGAAAATGAGAGTGCACAGTGGATGCAAGTACACAAGATAAAATCTCAGTCCATGAAAAATACTGTGACCTCACGGGCAAAGGCTATGGACCCACACAGGAGTCTGAAGGAGGTGTACCAAGAGAAGCTGAAACAACACCG GGAGACAGATCAAAAGAGGATGAAAGAGTATAAAAGAGAGTTGCAGGAGATGAAGACGCGAGTCAAAGTCCGTCCATACCTATTTGAACAGGTGACACAG AAAAATGCGAAGTCAGGCGCGGAACGGCGATATAGGGTCCGACTGGAGCAGGCGGGGTTGAACGAGCATTTTGTGAAGGAGAAAGGGGAAAGTGCTGGAGTGACGCCTCCCTTCACATCTGACAATGAGGACCCCGGCAGTGAGAAGGATGCCCAGATTAC GAATATAGGTACGGATGATTCAGCAGAAAGTTGTGTGGAGGAAAAGGAAGTGTGA
- the fam161b gene encoding protein FAM161B isoform X3, translating to MSHIMSHRSNNLSPLNGNARTENTAALLPGCTEMKGFPPKDSSDSEEGEAVDRLKKESTMDSLLAFLQQEMESPAETEVLLQHRLQTLKEAHRQQLQKTEHLHQQSLEKRMLHNSLLAEGNERNDRAEGHLDELFSCNNKKNTGIKTCLETPRCNSPRKSHSLSDLRSVKTVPSRASPQPRGSQRPATTSAALATGATVSKPFSMTLRETQRKFQQLQNSKAQDVEMYLESKRKAEEEECQKKFRAAPVPEHVHLSLYHDITEAQEKARKTGVEQRKDFLLSMQKPFSFLEREEKKKKELTEQLHSSAPSPNISKSIEVRRPIPKAVKDPGVSEHLKEKELNRKIRIKMRAQEMLRNSMAPIETKSHREDLEKSSADCTKKRAQGFLEEKPTFKPTTNPKVPDFDRLYRAFQKEALRRAEMKDVTRCQPFKLRTSDLPPRQSQKKSEPSQEQEGKAYLKRSHSFSGITSLSADILPTYITDDARKRCSAIRSMEEKVSKENESAQWMQVHKIKSQSMKNTVTSRAKAMDPHRSLKEVYQEKLKQHRETDQKRMKEYKRELQEMKTRVKVRPYLFEQVTQKNAKSGAERRYRVRLEQAGLNEHFVKEKGESAGVTPPFTSDNEDPGSEKDAQITNIGTDDSAESCVEEKEV from the exons ATGTCCCACATCATGTCGCACAGGTCAAACAATCTATCGCCCTTGAACGGTAATGCAAGGACCGAAAATACTGCAGCACTGCTCCCGGGCTGTACTGAAATGAAG GGCTTTCCCCCCAAAGACTCGTCTGATTCAGAAGAGGGGGAGGCTGTTGACAGACTGAAGAAGGAGAGTACCATGGACAGCCTGCTGGCCTTCCTACAACAGGAAATGGAAAGCCCTGCAGAGACTGAGGTGCTGCTCCAGCACAGGCTGCAGACTTTGAAGGAGGCCCAcaggcagcagctgcagaagaCAGAGCATTTGCACCAGCAGAGTCTGGAGAAGAGGATGCTGCACAACTCACTGCTCGCTGAAGGAAACGAGAGGAACGACAGAGCTGAGGGGCACCTAGACGAACTCTTCAGCTGTAATAACAAGAAAAACACTGGCATAAAAACTTGTTTGGAGACTCCaag GTGTAACAGCCCAAGGAAGTCCCACTCCCTGTCTGATCTCCGTTCAGTGAAAACTGTTCCTTCTAGGGCCTCTCCACAACCTAGAGGATCCCAGAGGCCTGCAACTACCTCTGCAGCCTTGGCCACAGGTGCAACAGTATCCAAACCCTTTAGCATGACCCTGAGAGAAACTCAGAGGAAATTCCAACAGCTCCAAAACTCCAAAGCTCAGGATGTTGAGATGTACCTGGAAAGCAAAAGGaaggcagaggaggaagagtgtCAAAAGAAGTTCCGTGCTGCACCAGTGCCTGAACATGTTCACCTTTCGCTCTaccatgacatcacagaggcacAAGAAAAGGCAAGGAAGACCGGTGTCGAGCAAAGGAAGGATTTCTTGCTTTCCATGCAGAAACCCTTTAGTTTCTTGGAGcgagaggagaaaaagaaaaaggagttGACTGAACAGCTGCACAGCTCAGCCCCTTCACCCAACATCTCTAAGTCCATTGAAGTACGGAGGCCAATCCCCAAAGCAGTCAAGGACCCAGGAGTCAGTGAGCATCTAAAAG AAAAGGAACTGAACAGGAAGATCCGTATTAAGATGAGGGCACAGGAGATGTTGAGAAACTCCATGGCACCCATTGAGACAAAGTCACACAGGGAAGACCTAGAAAAGAGTAGTGCTGACTGCACAAAGAAGCGAGCCCAAGGTTTCCTGGAAGAAAAGCCCACCTTCAAGCCCACAACGAATCCCAAGGTGCCGGATTTTGATAGGCTGTACAGGGCGTTCCAGAAGGAGGCTTTGAGGAGGGCAGAGATGAAGGATGTCACTAGGTGTCAGCCCTTCAAACTACGTACCTCAGATTTACCTCCCAGACAGAGCCAGAAGAAATCTGAACCATCACAG GAACAGGAAGGCAAGGCCTATCTGAAGAGAAGCCATTCCTTCAGTGGCATCACGTCTCTTTCGGCAGACATACTTCCCACCTACATCACAGATGATGCAAGGAAACGTTGCTCTGCTATCAG GTCCATGGAGGAAAAGGTGAGCAAAGAAAATGAGAGTGCACAGTGGATGCAAGTACACAAGATAAAATCTCAGTCCATGAAAAATACTGTGACCTCACGGGCAAAGGCTATGGACCCACACAGGAGTCTGAAGGAGGTGTACCAAGAGAAGCTGAAACAACACCG GGAGACAGATCAAAAGAGGATGAAAGAGTATAAAAGAGAGTTGCAGGAGATGAAGACGCGAGTCAAAGTCCGTCCATACCTATTTGAACAGGTGACACAG AAAAATGCGAAGTCAGGCGCGGAACGGCGATATAGGGTCCGACTGGAGCAGGCGGGGTTGAACGAGCATTTTGTGAAGGAGAAAGGGGAAAGTGCTGGAGTGACGCCTCCCTTCACATCTGACAATGAGGACCCCGGCAGTGAGAAGGATGCCCAGATTAC GAATATAGGTACGGATGATTCAGCAGAAAGTTGTGTGGAGGAAAAGGAAGTGTGA
- the znf410 gene encoding zinc finger protein 410 — translation MLSDELDSKPELLVEFVQKASIPLGQGLEESDPKETCLPLHPTTESSLCSQLHLADNSLSHAASPPLSEYEGEREHLVVQLQPHRGVALTASPSPPPILHDLQQSDSTSYILLNLAKGLAASAEPLVFVQDEAEQEVSAGESGDGTTPWYLRVQELAHDSLIAATRAQLAKDAKASNISDHLHSYPSEGPKKETQPPENRVPTEKTLRCTFEGCRRTFTWPAHLKYHLKTHKNDRTFRCCAEGCGKSFYVLQRLQVHMRTHNGEKPFVCSEKGCGKKFTTAGNLKNHKRTHTGEKPFLCEADGCGRSFTEYSSLRKHMLVHSGEKPHQCSICGKTFSQSGSRNVHMRKRHSDAPASNQARDTGEALTHSSLLEDRGVVGDSMVTMTTALEPMNLHHAMLRAQGDTLGGNGPSASMVVLSQQHDLVTMATGGHGYGEEVVALLQ, via the exons ATGCTCTCTGATGAACTGGACTCAAAGCCTGAG CTGCTGGTTGAGTTTGTACAGAAGGCCTCAATCCCCCTCGGTCAAGGATTGGAGGAGTCTGACCCTAAAGAGACCTGTCTTCCTCTCCATCCAACTACAGAGAGTTCCTTATGTAGCCAGCTGCATCTTGCAG ACAACAGCCTAAGCCATGCAGCCTCCCCCCCCTTGTCGGAGTATGAGGGCGAGAGGGAGCACCTGGTGGTTCAGCTTCAGCCCCACCGTGGTGTGGCCCTCACtgccagccccagccccccgcccatCCTGCACGACCTGCAGCAGTCCGATAGCACCTCCTATATCCTGCTTAACCTGGCCAAAG GGCTGGCAGCTTCAGCCGAACCCCTGGTATTTGTCCAGGACGAGGCGGAGCAGGAAGTGTCTGCGGGCGAGAGCGGGGATGGCACCACGCCCTGGTACCTGCGAGTGCAGGAGCTGGCCCATGACAGCCTGATCGCTGCCACCCGGGCCCAGCTGGCTAAGGATGCCAAGGCCAGCAACATCA GCGACCACCTGCACAGTTATCCTTCTGAGGGTCCAAAGAAAGAGACGCAGCCCCCGGAAAATCGCGTACCCACAGAAAAGACCCTCAGGTGCACCTTTGAGGGCTGCAGGAGGACCTTCACCTGGCCTGCCCACCTCAAGTACcacctgaaaacacacaa GAACGACCGTACGTTCCGGTGCTGTGCTGAGGGCTGTGGGAAGAGCTTCTACGTGCTGCAGAGGCTGCAGGTGCACATGAGGACACACAACGGGGAGAAGCCCTTCGTGTGCAGTGAGAAGGGCTGCGGCAAGAAGTTCACCACGGCCGGGAACTTGAAGAACCATAAGCGCACGCACACCG GGGAGAAACCGTTCCTGTGTGAAGCAGACGGATGTGGGCGCTCCTTCACAGAGTACTCCAGCCTACGCAAGCACATGCTGGTTCactcag GGGAGAAGCCACATCAGTGCAGCATCTGTGGGAAGACCTTCTCCCAGAGCGGCAGCAGAAACGTCCACATGAGGAAGAGGCACAGCGACGCACCCGCCAGCAACCAGGCCAGAGACACTG GAGAGGCACTGACGCACAGCAGTTTGCTCGAGGACCGTGGGGTGGTGGGTGACAGCAtggtcaccatgacaacagcgCTGGAGCCCATGAACCTTCACCATGCAATGCTGAGAGCACAAGGAG ACACTTTGGGAGGAAATGGTCCCTCTGCCTCAATGGTGGTCCTATCACAGCAACATGACctggtcaccatggcaacaggggGGCATGGCTATGGAGAGGAGGTGGTTGCTCTGCTGCAGTAG
- the ngb gene encoding neuroglobin, with protein MEKLTGKDKELIRNSWESLGKNKVPHGIVMFTRLFELDPGLFSLFRYKTNCGSTQDCLSSPEFLEHITKVMLVIDAAVNHLDDLHSLEDFLLNLGRKHQAVGVKTQSFSVVGESLLYMLQCSLGQAYTAPLRQAWLNMYGIVVAAMSSGWAKNGEHKSE; from the exons ATGGAGAAGCTGACGGGGAAAGACAAGGAGCTTATCCGGAACAGTTGGGAGAGTCTGGGTAAAAACAAAGTCCCTCATGGGATCGTCATGTTTACCAG gttgttTGAACTGGACCCTGGGCTATTCAGTCTGTTCCGTTACAAGACAAACTGCGGCTCAACCCAGGACTGCCTCTCGAGCCCAGAGTTTCTGGAACATATCACCAAG GTGATGCTGGTGATTGATGCGGCTGTCAATCACCTGGATGACCTCCACTCTCTTGAGGATTTTCTGCTCAATCTAGGGAGAAAGCACCAGGCTGTTGGGGTCAAGACCCAGTCATTTTCT gtggtggGCGAGTCTCTTCTTTACATGCTGCAATGCAGTCTGGGCCAAGCCTACACCGCCCCTTTGCGCCAGGCCTGGCTAAACATGTATGGCATCGTGGTGGCAGCCATGAGCAGCGGCTGGGCGAAAAATGGCGAACACAAGAGCGAGTAA